DNA sequence from the Atribacterota bacterium genome:
ACCCTGAACGGCTTTAGCTTCAGGGTGCACAGCAAGGTAATCGTTCATTTTTGTCAGGAAATCAGGATGGGCAAGGTTGTCGGCATCGAAAATGACGACAGCGTCATATTTTTCAAGGTCGATTGAGGAAAGAGTAAAGCGAATATTATGGGTTTTACCAGGGTGTTGGGGGTCGTGACGAAAGATCACCCGGGCCTGATAATCCTCAGCAATTTTGGGGTGGCGTCGGTACAGGAGTCACAGGCCACGTAAATGTCAAAGTGGGAAGAGGGATAGTACTGTTCCCGAAGGCTTTCTAAAAGTGGTCCCATCATTTTCTCTTCGTTGCGGGCGGGAATAGGGACACAGAAACGGTGCCAGAAAGAGGCTTTGGGGAAAGGAGAGGGAGGGAAAAATCCCTG
Encoded proteins:
- a CDS encoding glycosyltransferase, translated to MSKPVQFDLLERVLTILYFYWLYQTIISLQGFFPPSPFPKASFWHRFCVPIPARNEEKMMGPLLESLREQYYPSSHFDIYVACDSCTDATPKLLRIIRPG